The window AAAGCTTTATACTCTTTGATTTAAGAAGCTAAGTAAACTAtaagaaatccacaacaaaaagaAACTATAATAAATCCACAACAAAAAGATTTGAAACTTACCTGTCCAGTAAGAAGAGGGGTATCAGTAACAAGCTTGAAAGCAACAGGCCTTGGAGTACGCACAGGCCAAGCCTGCAAATAAAAGGTGCATCAAGTATAAAAGAGAACAAGGAAACTGATATTAAAAACAAGAACTTTGATCATTAgaataaaagagagagagaaaaatagagagggaagaaatggaatggaatgactcattccattccattccattctatATTCCAACCTTTACCTTGTTTTCTTATCATTATCAGTTGTATCTGCACCTCTTTCATTTCCTGCAAGATTTATGAACGAAGAATGGCATGTGATCGTGAAGATTCCTCATTTGCATCTGTTGTCCCTGTGATTGTAAATTAGTAAAAAAGTACAGAAAACATGAGAATTTAATCATTTATATATTGAAATTTGTTAAATATGAGGAATGATATAACTTACAGGCAAACGATCCCAAACAAGGTGACCATCATTTGGTTTGAGGTGATAATAAGAGCATACAAAAGCAACAGCAGCCACACCAATGTAAAAGCATGTCCAACCACAAAGCTCACCTTGTAGACTTAGGCATTTTATACCAGGCAAAATCAGGGGCAGTATAAACCTGAGAAGTGGATGCTACtttgtttaattgtagttatCACTATTATATAGGTCATCCATAAAAGTTAAAAGGTAcaccatttgaaagagaaaaCAAGAAAAAGATAAAAAGTGTTATCTGTTAAGGATGAAAAGTGGAAAGAGTAGCTCTTTAAAAAGATTGACAAAATCAGAAAATATATTTCCGTTAACTTGTTAACACAAACCCCTCGCTTTATCAATCTTTTATACGTATATCATAAATCCAAAAAGTTATCTACGTTGAAACCCAACAAACCAAGTTTCAACAAACATAGCAATGGAAATGGAACACCCATGTTAAAATATATACAAGATGAAGGGCATAATCGTCAATCTACCATCGGCATATCCCAGGTGCTTCTGTCCTCAACATTGATATCGCCTCTTCATACTCTGAAGCATATACAAACCCCCACAGCTGCACACATTGACATTCATATCAACTCAACTTATGCAaactatttatattaaattacacttttggtccctgagAATctctaatttttctgattttggtcccaaaaagttTTCTCTTGCAACTTTAGTCCTTATTTGACTATTTTTGGTCCCGAaccattttttcaattttggtccccAAAAATTCTcttacaattttggtcctttgAAATTTCTTGTAGAGTTTCAGTCCTTGTTCTAAGTAAGATGaccatttttggtccctgagtattGCTGATCTTTTCAATTTTAGTCCCAACTCATTTTACTTGGAACGAAGAGTAAAAACGTTACAAAAACCTCAAATAACGATCAAATTTGCAAGAGAATTTTGTAGGACCCAAATTGAACAAAATCAGCCATACtcgaggaccaaaaatgtaatttttgcaaAAATAAGTGAGAGAAAGCACCTCAATTTCCTTCACTTCAAATTCTTGGGTGTGTGACAAACAAGAGTTACCATAAGTTTCTGAGGCCAAACTTGACCCATTCAATCTGGGGAAAAAAAATATGCAAATTGCCAAATTACCATATTATCCCTCAAAAAGAAAAATAGGAATGATGCAAGTGCAACACTCTTACAAGTCACTATCGAGATACAATGCAAAATGATTTCCCCCACCAAGCGCTAAATACTCAGTTGAACAAAGAGTAAAATATCGATTCACCCCTAATAAATGCACAATTAACATAATAGATcccaaataaatattaaaattataaaagatttttttatatattatcaaGAAAATGCAGTACCTGTGGGGCGATATATAACAGGACGCCCTGGTGTATTTGTAAACACAAATGTATCATTCGATCCCTGTATAGTATTTACTCATCATAGTGAAAAAGGGTAGAAAAGTCTTTTGTCAACATATAGAGAAACgaacttaattaaacaattacaaACCTGGTATCTTTTCTTTGTTGATGGTTTCAAAGGTGCCTCAACTAAACCACCAAACACTGCACCTTTACGATCTCCAACAACCTGAAAATGTTTAATCAAGTTTCAGTTAAAGGGTAAAGTTGACATTTTGCATAGTTACTGAAGACAAGACATTACCAGTAGACTTAACCCAGGGCAAAGATTGCTTATTCTATATAAGGTTGAAAGAGATATGTCATGCCTCCATGTACTAACATATAAAAAAGACAATGATATATCAAGATTCAAGAATAATGTGAAACTGAAAATATGATGAAGATGAAATTTTACCTGTATAGTAAGACCCATTTCTTTCCTTGACTGAGAACAGGGAGTGCAACATAAAGATCAGAACGTGTATTTTCTGTCATAAGTTGTGAAGGTTCTGACATTTTTGGAAGTTTATCAGAAGGAAAATCTGAGAACAAGAGCCTCAACAAGTGCTCCAGTTCCACCAACAGGGTATTCTAAACTACAACCTGGTTTATACCATTCTGCAAACATATAAATCTGCAAATATGTGGATATATATACAGGCAAAAGATTAGACATTTAGAGAACTATAAAATATGAAGGAATAGAATGGATTCTGTTTGGTTGGAATGGAATGGATGAGGACATGTGGTAATGGAATAGCCCATTCCATTCCTTCCTCAATTCCATCATACCAAAAAGTAAAACTACCTTAAAAGAAACTTTTTaatgtatgatatgattatgtacCATTTCTGCTGAAAGAACACCATCGGATTTCACTCCAGCAAGTAAGAAAGACAAAAGATCCACCCAATTTCTAATGAAAGGATCTTTGAGTCCCAATGAATCAACTATTTCTGAAAAAGGGCGTAAAAGCTTTGTGGCACCAAGAACACCTTGATCCTATTTTTGCAAATGATTTTAGGAGTGGATATGCATATCTAA of the Lactuca sativa cultivar Salinas chromosome 6, Lsat_Salinas_v11, whole genome shotgun sequence genome contains:
- the LOC111882978 gene encoding oxidation resistance protein 1-like, which gives rise to MLIVHLLGVNRYFTLCSTEYLALGGGNHFALYLDSDLLNGSSLASETYGNSCLSHTQEFEVKEIELWGFVYASEYEEAISMLRTEAPGICRW